The following coding sequences lie in one Apium graveolens cultivar Ventura chromosome 1, ASM990537v1, whole genome shotgun sequence genomic window:
- the LOC141711188 gene encoding uncharacterized protein LOC141711188 has product MSKTPTIDVNKLKGGSIGLSYPMLTKTNYTSWALKMKVFMQEQGVWSVVEPSDPKAAITEKSDKSDPKAAIVEKSDKISMAMIYHGIPEEILFPLAEKKIAKEVWETIKLRQGVDPMKQARIQTLKYKFEALSMKESEQIDDFHLKMNGLVMNIRALWEEMDEAYVVKKLLRAVPSRFLQITSTMEKFGDLETMSVEEALGSLKAHEERMVGKTEPKESQLLLTKEEWKKREDDEKKLLFTREEWLRRVNNEGSSNFRC; this is encoded by the coding sequence ATGTCAAAGACACCAACGATAGATGTTAACAAGCTGAAGGGAGGTTCCATAGGGTTAAGTTACCCGATGCTAACGAAAACCAACTACACGAGCTGGGCTCTCAAGATGAAGGTTTTCATGCAGGAACAAGGGGTTTGGAGTGTTGTTGAACCGAGTGACCCAAAAGCTGCTATTACAGAGAAAAGTGATAAGAGTGACCCAAAAGCTGCTATTGTAGAGAAAAGTGACAAGATTTCCATGGCTATGATCTACCACGGCATTCCAGAGGAAATACTGTTTCCACTTGCGGAGAAAAAGATTGCTAAAGAGGTATGGGAGACTATTAAGCTACGCCAAGGAGTAGATCCAATGAAACAAGCACGAATTCAAACTTTGAAATACAAATTTGAGGCTTTGAGCATGAAAGAAAGTGAGCAAATCGATGATTTTCACCTGAAAATGAATGGGTTGGTAATGAACATCAGGGCTTTGTGGGAGGAGATGGACGAAGCATACGTTGTGAAAAAGCTCCTACGTGCAGTACCGTCGAGGTTTCTACAAATTACATCCACCATGGAGAAATTTGGGGACCTTGAAACAATGTCCGTGGAGGAGGCCCTAGGCTCTCTCAAGGCACACGAGGAACGGATGGTGGGCAAAACAGAGCCAAAAGAAAGTCAGCTTTTACTGACTAAAGAAGAGTGGAAAAAAAGAGAAGATGATGAAAAGAAGCTATTATTTACCAGGGAGGAATGGCTGAGACGTGTAAACAATGAGGGATCTTCAAATTTCAGATGTTGA